In Quercus lobata isolate SW786 chromosome 12, ValleyOak3.0 Primary Assembly, whole genome shotgun sequence, a genomic segment contains:
- the LOC115969939 gene encoding translocator protein homolog, translating to MASQNNNLDTTNTASMASQTLKHRSRDDPNIITTTRNNKSTKNRRENNMAMAKRGLRSLAITVSIPLSLTLLTIYLTSTHSYVMVSKPSWFPPLWAIHITSLASSFLLGLSAWLVWAVGGFHQKPTALSLYLAQLGLSLVWHPIVLGSGASWVGLAVCLATFGALVGCFRICKEVNPTAGDIIAPCSAWTAFLAIVNLTLIFL from the coding sequence ATGGCTTCCCAGAACAATAACCTTGATACCACAAACACTGCTTCCATGGCTTCCCAAACCCTCAAACATCGTTCTAGGGATGATCCCAACATCATCACCACCACCCGCAACAACAAGAGCACTAAAAACAGACGTGAAAACAACATGGCCATGGCCAAACGTGGCCTTAGGTCACTTGCCATAACAGTTTCAATCCCACTTTCTCTTACCCTTTTGACCATTTACCTCACCTCCACTCACAGCTACGTTATGGTATCGAAGCCCTCTTGGTTCCCACCCTTGTGGGCCATACATATCACAAGCTTGGCTTCGAGTTTCTTGTTGGGTCTTTCAGCTTGGCTTGTATGGGCTGTAGGTGGGTTTCATCAGAAACCAACGGCTTTGTCTCTTTATTTGGCCCAGCTCGGGTTGAGTTTGGTTTGGCATCCGATTGTTCTTGGATCCGGGGCTAGTTGGGTCGGGTTGGCGGTGTGTTTGGCTACATTTGGGGCTTTGGTTGGATGTTTTCGGATCTGTAAGGAGGTGAATCCGACTGCTGGTGATATAATTGCACCTTGTTCAGCTTGGACTGCGTTTTTGGCTATTGTAAATCTTacacttatttttctttga
- the LOC115972285 gene encoding syntaxin-124-like, whose translation MNDLFSSSFKKYTDLKQQVFLDDMEAGKESVNLDRFFGDVENVKEDMRQVEKLYKQLQEANEECKTVHNAKTMKDLRARMDANVGQVLKRVKVVKGKLEGLERSNAANRNLPGCGPGSSADRTRTSVVSGLGKKLKDMMDDFQGLRTRMTAEYKETVERRYFTITGEKANEETIENLISSGEGESFLQKAIQEQGRGQILDTISEIQERHDAVKEIEKNLIELHQVFLDMAALVEAQGHQLNDIESHVAHANSFVRRGTEQLQEARVQQKSSRKWTVIAIVGGAVLMFIILFPLLKTVMPKK comes from the coding sequence ATGAACGACTTGTTCTCGAGCTCATTCAAGAAATACACAGACCTGAAGCAGCAGGTTTTTCTGGATGACATGGAAGCTGGCAAAGAGAGTGTCAACCTTGATAGGTTCTTTGGAGATGTAGAGAATGTCAAGGAAGACATGAGGCAAGTTGAGAAGCTGTATAAGCAATTGCAAGAAGCCAATGAAGAATGCAAAACTGTCCACAATGCTAAAACAATGAAGGACCTTCGAGCCCGGATGGACGCAAATGTTGGTCAAGTCCTCAAACGTGTTAAAGTTGTAAAGGGAAAGCTTGAAGGCTTAGAACGTTCCAATGCAGCTAATAGGAACCTTCCTGGTTGTGGTCCAGGTTCTTCTGCAGATAGAACAAGGACCTCAGTGGTTAGTGGCTTGGGAAAGAAACTCAAGGACATGATGGATGATTTTCAAGGATTAAGAACCAGAATGACAGCTGAGTATAAAGAAACAGTGGAAAGAAGGTATTTCACAATCACAGGAGAGAAGGCAAATGAAGAAACTATTGAGAATTTAATATCAAGTGGGGAAGGTGAAAGTTTTCTGCAGAAGGCAATTCAGGAACAAGGGAGAGGTCAAATATTGGATACCATATCAGAAATTCAAGAAAGACATGATGCAGTGAAGGAGATAGAGAAGAACTTGATTGAGCTTCATCAGGTATTTTTGGACATGGCTGCTCTGGTGGAGGCACAGGGTCATCAACTCAATGACATAGAGAGTCATGTAGCGCATGCTAATTCGTTTGTGAGACGAGGCACTGAGCAGCTTCAGGAGGCCAGGGTGCAACAGAAGAGCTCTCGGAAGTGGACAGTCATAGCCATTGTTGGTGGTGCAGTGCTCATGTTTATCATCCTATTTCCACTCTTAAAAACTGTTATGCCTAAAAAGTGA
- the LOC115969921 gene encoding alkylated DNA repair protein alkB homolog 8 isoform X1, translated as MDDHNDSKALFKEVFGDSSDSDDNEQQTQQPQLELEEEEDHQNPSWEQIKEIKGLWLCRDFLSPRQQSSLVSAILNEGWFTEPSHNQAMRFGDLPAWSSEISNSIRELVLLCDPASDPVDLGTYDEAKEACPFPSGLLRREPLFDQLIVNVYQPGEGISAHVDLMRFEDGIAIVSLESSCVMHFTQVDRTDCDVKMDPPMTKIPVYLTPGSLVLMSEEARYCWKHEINRKPGFQIWEGQELNQMRRISVTLRKLCKVE; from the exons ATGGATGATCACAACGACAGCAAGGCACTTTTCAAAGAAGTGTTCGGCGATTCATCGGACAGCGACGACAACGAACAACAAACACAGCAACCTCAATTGGAattggaggaagaagaagatcatCAAAACCCGAGTTGGGAACAAATCAAAGAGATCAAAGGTCTTTGGTTGTGCAGAGACTTCCTCTCTCCTCGACAACAATCTTCCCTCGTCTCCGCTATTCTAAACG AAGGATGGTTCACTGAACCCTCACACAACCAG GCTATGAGGTTTGGAGATCTTCCAGCTTGGTCAAGTGAAATTTCAAACTCTATCCGCGAGCTGGTGCTTTTATGTGATCCTGCTTCTGATCCTGTGGACTTGGGAACTTATGATGAAGCTAAAGAAGCCTGTCCATTTCCATCAGGTTTATTGCGGAGAGAGCCACTCTTTGACCAACTCATTGTAAATGTATACCAACCAGGTGAG GGTATCAGTGCACATGTTGATCTTATGCGCTTTGAAGATGGAATTGCCATTGTCTCCTTAGAGTCATCATGTGTGATGCATTTCACCCAAGTTGACCGAACAGATTGTGACGTCAAAATGGATCCACCCATGACAAAGATCCCTGTTTATCTGACACCAGGATCTCTAGTTCTCATGTCTGAAGAAGCGCGTTACTGTTGGAAACATGAAATAAATCGCAAGCCAGGGTTTCAAATATGGGAAGGGCAGGAGCTAAATCAGATGAGGAGAATCTCGGTAACACTGAGGAAGCTCTGCAAGGTTGAGTAG
- the LOC115969921 gene encoding uncharacterized protein LOC115969921 isoform X2 yields the protein MDDHNDSKALFKEVFGDSSDSDDNEQQTQQPQLELEEEEDHQNPSWEQIKEIKGLWLCRDFLSPRQQSSLVSAILNEGWFTEPSHNQAMRFGDLPAWSSEISNSIRELVLLCDPASDPVDLGTYDEAKEACPFPSGLLRREPLFDQLIVNVYQPGYQCTC from the exons ATGGATGATCACAACGACAGCAAGGCACTTTTCAAAGAAGTGTTCGGCGATTCATCGGACAGCGACGACAACGAACAACAAACACAGCAACCTCAATTGGAattggaggaagaagaagatcatCAAAACCCGAGTTGGGAACAAATCAAAGAGATCAAAGGTCTTTGGTTGTGCAGAGACTTCCTCTCTCCTCGACAACAATCTTCCCTCGTCTCCGCTATTCTAAACG AAGGATGGTTCACTGAACCCTCACACAACCAG GCTATGAGGTTTGGAGATCTTCCAGCTTGGTCAAGTGAAATTTCAAACTCTATCCGCGAGCTGGTGCTTTTATGTGATCCTGCTTCTGATCCTGTGGACTTGGGAACTTATGATGAAGCTAAAGAAGCCTGTCCATTTCCATCAGGTTTATTGCGGAGAGAGCCACTCTTTGACCAACTCATTGTAAATGTATACCAACCAG GGTATCAGTGCACATGTTGA
- the LOC115971727 gene encoding stress-related protein, translated as MADSSEHKQPSETSVEENKKGLKYLDFVQVAAIYIVVCFSSLYEYAKENAGPLKPGVQTVEDTVRTVIGPVYDKFHDVPFELLKFVDRKLDESMGELEKHVPSLVKQASSKALIVVHKAPEVALAVASEVQRAGVVDTAKSVSRTVYTKYEPVAEHYAVLAWHSLNRLPLFPQVAHIVIPTASYWSDKYNQVVCHSAQSGCAVATYLPLVPKEKIAKVFKEADSGPAVTTNGEAVAMSQ; from the exons atggcAGACTCTTCAGAACACAAACAGCCATCAGAGACTTCG GTTGAGGAAAATAAGAAAGGGCTGAAGTATCTGGATTTCGTACAAGTGGCGGCGATCTACATCGTGGTATGCTTCTCGAGTCTCTACGAGTACGCGAAAGAGAACGCCGGTCCGCTTAAACCGGGGGTTCAGACCGTCGAAGACACCGTCAGAACCGTTATCGGACCGGTCTACGACAAGTTCCACGACGTTCCCTTCGAGCTCCTCAAGTTCGTCGATCGCAAG TTAGACGAGTCCATGGGCGAGTTGGAGAAGCACGTACCGTCACTGGTGAAGCAAGCATCGAGCAAGGCCTTGATAGTGGTTCACAAGGCGCCAGAGGTGGCTCTAGCCGTGGCTTCGGAGGTGCAGCGAGCCGGCGTGGTTGACACAGCGAAGAGCGTCTCAAGGACCGTTTACACCAAGTACGAGCCAGTGGCTGAGCATTACGCTGTATTGGCTTGGCACTCGTTGAATCGGCTCCCGCTGTTCCCTCAAGTGGCTCACATAGTTATCCCCACGGCTTCTTACTGGTCCGACAAGTACAACCAGGTGGTTTGCCATTCGGCACAGAGTGGTTGTGCCGTGGCAACATATCTGCCGTTGGTTCCCAAGGAGAAGATAGCTAAGGTTTTTAAAGAGGCTGATAGTGGGCCCGCTGTTACAACCAATGGTGAAGCTGTTGCCATGTCACAGTGA